One Brevibacillus choshinensis genomic window carries:
- a CDS encoding ABC transporter ATP-binding protein, with amino-acid sequence MREKTPILEVKQLKTYFKTANGIVKAVDGVDLAVYEGETVGIVGESGCGKSVTSLSVMGLLPKPMAYIEQGSILFTGRDLTKLSEREMRKLRGNEISMIFQEPMTSLNPVFTIGQQLSEPLKQHTRLGKKEIRQAVVAMLQSVGIPGAERMIDEYPHQLSGGMRQRVMISLAMLCQPKLLIADEPTTALDVTIQAQILELMKEIKARTNMAMMLITHDLGVVAEMCDRVTVMYAGQVVESADVRTIFNHPTHPYTQGLLASLPTSNERKGKLSSIPGSVPRPDDVPHGCAFAPRCQQAVDRCREERPPLIALDKQLCRCWFPIRTPQEVTHAT; translated from the coding sequence GTGAGAGAAAAGACCCCGATTTTGGAAGTGAAGCAGCTGAAGACGTATTTCAAGACGGCAAATGGCATCGTGAAAGCGGTCGATGGAGTGGATCTAGCCGTTTATGAAGGGGAGACAGTCGGCATTGTAGGGGAGTCGGGCTGCGGAAAGAGTGTCACCTCCTTGTCCGTAATGGGATTGCTCCCGAAGCCGATGGCGTACATCGAGCAAGGATCCATTCTCTTCACAGGACGTGATTTGACCAAGCTGTCCGAACGAGAGATGCGCAAGCTGCGAGGCAACGAAATCTCCATGATTTTTCAGGAGCCGATGACTTCGCTCAATCCCGTGTTTACCATCGGACAACAGCTCAGTGAGCCGCTCAAGCAGCATACACGCCTCGGCAAAAAAGAGATTCGGCAAGCTGTCGTCGCGATGCTGCAGTCGGTTGGGATACCGGGGGCAGAGAGAATGATCGACGAGTATCCGCACCAGCTCTCTGGCGGAATGCGGCAGAGAGTGATGATCTCGCTCGCGATGCTGTGTCAACCGAAGCTGCTGATTGCCGACGAACCGACTACAGCCTTGGATGTGACCATTCAGGCGCAGATCCTGGAGCTGATGAAAGAAATCAAGGCACGGACAAACATGGCGATGATGCTGATCACGCACGATCTGGGAGTCGTAGCCGAAATGTGTGACAGGGTGACTGTCATGTACGCCGGTCAGGTAGTGGAGAGTGCAGACGTTCGCACGATTTTTAACCACCCGACTCATCCGTACACACAAGGTTTGCTCGCCTCTCTTCCTACCTCCAACGAGCGAAAAGGAAAGCTGTCATCGATCCCGGGCAGTGTACCGCGACCAGACGATGTCCCGCATGGGTGTGCCTTTGCTCCGCGTTGTCAACAGGCCGTGGACCGTTGCCGCGAAGAGCGTCCCCCATTGATAGCACTTGACAAGCAGCTGTGCCGTTGCTGGTTTCCCATCCGTACGCCTCAGGAGGTGACACATGCTACCTGA
- a CDS encoding M24 family metallopeptidase: MLLAISKNELVGRQKKLIDKLQASQLDCAILFSVVDIFYLTGFHFHPTERPICYFIDPQQKSHLFVPALEHEHAEEFACVDHVHSYPEYPGLRHPMEYLKDALAEAQFAGKRVGFDADGYGSSMGYRGQKVSQFLEAKDFSSIYGWVEEMRVIKSAAEIELIKESCRWGNLAHRLLQKYTKPGLSEIEITSRASTEATMAMIETLGPDYKPHGNTAYAIFRGQIGPMSAFPHAVTQNLVLKKGDTLVTGAAGEVWGYHSELERTMFVQEVSSEQEKYFHFMLQAQDIAFAHIKPGKPMSYVEEAVQAFFKENEIQHLTSHHTGHAIGLLGHEAPFFDLGDHTMMQPGMVMTVEPGIYVRGLGGFRHSDTVVVTEDGMEMLTYYPRDLASMICV, translated from the coding sequence ATGTTACTTGCGATTTCAAAGAATGAACTCGTCGGGCGTCAAAAAAAGCTCATCGACAAGCTGCAGGCAAGTCAGCTCGATTGTGCCATTTTGTTTAGCGTCGTCGATATTTTTTATCTGACCGGCTTTCATTTTCATCCGACCGAAAGGCCAATCTGCTATTTCATCGACCCGCAGCAGAAGTCCCATCTGTTTGTTCCCGCCCTGGAGCACGAGCATGCCGAGGAGTTTGCTTGCGTCGACCACGTTCATTCTTATCCGGAATATCCGGGTCTTCGCCATCCCATGGAATATTTGAAGGATGCACTGGCAGAAGCCCAGTTTGCGGGGAAGCGAGTCGGCTTTGATGCAGATGGCTATGGCTCCTCGATGGGATACCGTGGTCAAAAGGTCAGTCAATTCCTGGAGGCAAAAGATTTCTCCTCCATCTACGGCTGGGTCGAAGAGATGCGGGTCATCAAATCGGCGGCAGAAATTGAATTGATCAAGGAGTCATGCCGTTGGGGCAATCTCGCTCATCGGCTGCTGCAAAAGTATACGAAGCCAGGGCTTAGTGAAATTGAAATTACGTCAAGGGCTTCCACCGAGGCGACGATGGCCATGATCGAGACCTTGGGACCCGATTACAAGCCGCACGGAAATACCGCCTATGCCATTTTCCGCGGTCAGATCGGCCCGATGTCCGCTTTCCCCCATGCTGTCACGCAGAACCTGGTGCTGAAAAAAGGGGACACGCTGGTGACAGGAGCGGCAGGGGAAGTGTGGGGCTATCATAGCGAGCTGGAGCGAACCATGTTTGTCCAAGAGGTAAGTTCTGAGCAGGAGAAGTACTTTCACTTTATGCTGCAGGCGCAAGACATCGCCTTTGCACATATCAAGCCGGGGAAACCGATGTCGTACGTCGAGGAAGCGGTTCAAGCCTTCTTTAAAGAAAATGAAATTCAACATCTGACCTCCCATCATACCGGTCATGCGATCGGACTCTTGGGACACGAAGCGCCATTCTTTGACCTTGGCGATCATACCATGATGCAGCCTGGGATGGTCATGACGGTGGAGCCGGGAATTTACGTGCGGGGACTTGGCGGATTCCGCCATTCCGATACCGTTGTCGTTACTGAGGACGGCATGGAGATGCTCACCTATTATCCACGGGACTTGGCCTCCATGATTTGCGTGTAA
- a CDS encoding PD-(D/E)XK nuclease family protein: MSHSLLEKLRLMMEANPLQKKVLLTDRFAIGNQWAEQLGRMKGGHALNLHVRTPQAFLLEQARLDLFEKGLTYTNENERFWIIHALMHELGEKEDAYLPSSKLSPGILRSFHKAILEIRHAGLRSEQMVASHFENEQKGRYVQQLLERYEHYLQEHARVDDADLPQYVRPIRIPCMLIIEDVGELTPVQLAALKALAPSELCDLQEKGSAYDSDIELPQARIEFFHALGPVAETREIFRRMAERGIRWDEVEIIASDYRTYAPIIQSFTMNASIPCTFAQGLPAIFSKAGQAAVLFLDWLESDYRLALITHAIQKGILCFSEEERESIRILERSGIGWGRDRYPRLASQMHATHQERDLRAAQQCHRFFAGVLDQLPDDKAPWSMRDLLRGWLLFLEAAPNRTAYDSQVKQQVKQWEKLLADIHHFAGMSRAEVIRFGREMVEGLAVGAEGTPAPGKLMISSLQDGGQSGRKVTFLIGMDEDSWAGKEGQDPVLLDEERTKLSPHLRTSVEKGTRRIAKRSSRLQQINGACTCSFSSFRISDSKSSNPANEMLVAFRRDRDRLGASIEEMVEQLGRPVGYVHSANPVVLDQQERWMKRLTSPSDQLYQGTEEILSAYENLAEGEKAARARADLLIGAYEGVITPFEPTPVTSVSKLEMYARCPMQFFYQEVLRVRPKEVAAFDRTKWLSHTQRGSLLHAIFYRYAAHTRQEGGTHDLARLQTITEEELSRMRREVAAPSIHILQKESEEIRRDVEVFYAAEKKLGSSPCYLELPLHQPEEMFQVELSEELILPLRGYVDRVEEVESGRYRIIDYKTGSPRKYKESEFFSKGTQLQHAVYAAAVEQWLQKTGADPSAQVVDAVYSFPTSKGQGHQIIRTQDRRKETAALVSRLIESISQGIFPPTREPANCTSCAYGVACRKQAENVKEKREAAVNQQRLSPLLEVEDYA; encoded by the coding sequence ATGAGCCATTCTCTTTTGGAAAAGCTGCGTTTGATGATGGAAGCGAATCCATTGCAAAAGAAAGTCTTGCTGACCGATCGCTTTGCTATTGGAAATCAGTGGGCGGAGCAATTGGGGCGAATGAAAGGAGGGCATGCCCTCAATCTGCACGTCCGTACTCCACAGGCATTTTTGCTGGAGCAGGCCCGTCTGGACTTGTTTGAAAAGGGACTGACCTACACGAATGAAAACGAACGCTTCTGGATCATCCATGCGCTGATGCATGAGCTGGGTGAGAAGGAGGACGCGTACCTGCCCAGCTCAAAGCTTTCGCCGGGAATCCTGCGTTCCTTTCACAAAGCCATCTTGGAGATTCGGCATGCAGGCTTGCGCTCCGAGCAAATGGTGGCCTCACACTTCGAAAATGAGCAAAAAGGCAGGTATGTGCAGCAGCTTCTGGAACGCTACGAGCACTATTTGCAGGAGCATGCTCGTGTAGACGATGCCGATTTGCCGCAATATGTTCGCCCAATACGTATTCCCTGCATGCTGATCATCGAGGATGTGGGGGAGCTTACCCCCGTCCAGCTAGCCGCTCTCAAAGCGCTGGCACCGAGCGAACTGTGCGATTTGCAGGAAAAGGGATCTGCCTATGACAGTGACATCGAGCTTCCGCAAGCGAGGATCGAGTTTTTTCACGCGCTTGGTCCCGTGGCGGAGACCCGGGAGATCTTTCGCAGGATGGCGGAGCGGGGGATTCGGTGGGACGAGGTAGAAATCATCGCTTCTGACTATCGGACCTACGCGCCCATCATACAGTCATTTACGATGAACGCCTCGATACCGTGTACGTTTGCCCAAGGCTTACCGGCGATTTTCTCAAAAGCGGGGCAAGCTGCCGTCCTGTTTCTGGACTGGCTGGAATCCGACTACCGGCTGGCTTTGATCACGCATGCCATACAGAAAGGGATCTTGTGTTTTTCAGAAGAAGAGCGAGAGAGCATACGGATTTTGGAGCGTTCAGGCATCGGATGGGGAAGGGACAGATATCCGAGGCTGGCCTCCCAGATGCATGCGACCCATCAGGAACGCGACCTGCGAGCCGCGCAGCAATGCCATCGCTTTTTCGCAGGAGTATTGGACCAATTGCCGGACGATAAAGCTCCTTGGTCGATGCGGGATCTGCTTCGTGGTTGGCTCCTGTTTTTGGAGGCGGCTCCCAATCGCACCGCCTACGATAGTCAGGTAAAGCAGCAAGTAAAGCAGTGGGAGAAGCTCCTGGCAGACATCCATCATTTCGCGGGCATGAGCCGCGCAGAGGTAATCCGCTTTGGCAGAGAAATGGTGGAGGGCCTTGCTGTGGGGGCAGAAGGTACGCCTGCTCCCGGAAAGTTGATGATCAGCTCGCTGCAGGACGGCGGGCAGAGCGGGCGCAAGGTCACCTTCCTGATCGGAATGGATGAGGACAGCTGGGCTGGGAAAGAGGGGCAGGATCCGGTCTTGCTCGATGAAGAACGCACGAAATTAAGTCCGCATTTACGCACGAGCGTTGAAAAGGGAACGCGGCGCATCGCAAAGCGAAGCAGCCGATTGCAGCAGATCAACGGGGCTTGCACGTGCAGCTTTTCCTCGTTTCGAATCTCTGACAGCAAGTCCAGTAATCCTGCCAATGAGATGCTGGTTGCGTTTCGCCGCGATCGAGACCGGCTGGGAGCAAGCATCGAGGAGATGGTAGAGCAGCTAGGTCGGCCTGTGGGGTACGTTCACTCGGCAAACCCCGTTGTGCTGGATCAGCAGGAGAGATGGATGAAGCGACTCACTTCTCCGTCCGATCAGCTCTATCAGGGGACTGAGGAGATCCTGTCTGCTTATGAAAATTTGGCTGAGGGTGAAAAAGCAGCGAGAGCGAGGGCGGACCTTCTGATTGGCGCCTACGAGGGAGTGATAACGCCATTCGAACCTACTCCTGTGACCAGCGTGAGCAAGCTGGAGATGTACGCCCGCTGCCCGATGCAATTTTTTTACCAGGAGGTTCTTCGTGTCCGGCCAAAGGAGGTCGCCGCTTTCGACCGAACGAAGTGGCTCAGCCACACGCAGCGGGGCAGCTTGCTGCACGCGATCTTTTACCGCTATGCAGCCCACACGAGACAGGAAGGCGGGACCCACGATCTGGCACGTCTCCAGACCATTACAGAAGAAGAACTCTCCCGCATGAGGAGAGAGGTGGCCGCTCCCAGCATCCACATCCTGCAGAAGGAATCCGAGGAAATCCGGAGGGATGTCGAGGTGTTTTACGCAGCAGAAAAGAAGCTGGGAAGTTCCCCCTGTTATCTGGAACTGCCCCTGCATCAGCCGGAGGAGATGTTTCAGGTAGAGCTGAGCGAAGAACTCATCCTTCCGCTTAGAGGGTACGTTGACCGTGTGGAGGAAGTGGAATCTGGCAGGTACCGGATCATCGATTACAAGACGGGTTCGCCACGCAAGTACAAAGAGTCGGAGTTCTTTTCCAAAGGAACACAATTGCAGCATGCTGTCTACGCGGCAGCCGTGGAGCAATGGCTGCAAAAAACAGGCGCAGACCCTTCGGCACAGGTAGTGGATGCCGTCTATTCTTTTCCGACGTCAAAAGGTCAGGGCCACCAGATCATTCGCACGCAAGATCGACGGAAAGAAACGGCCGCCTTGGTTTCACGGTTGATCGAGTCGATCTCGCAGGGTATCTTTCCTCCGACACGGGAGCCTGCCAACTGCACGTCGTGCGCATACGGAGTTGCTTGCCGTAAGCAGGCCGAAAACGTCAAGGAGAAGCGCGAGGCGGCAGTCAATCAACAGCGGTTGTCCCCATTATTGGAGGTAGAGGATTATGCCTAA
- a CDS encoding ABC transporter substrate-binding protein, producing the protein MLRKNHALLYLFLLVAVLLAACTPETAGTAPTTPPPQIQSAGDNNAPSKDLVIGFEADAATMLANTDVNYVTDVQIRNIYDPLIDRDKNGALIPVLATEWKNLDPLTWEFKLRQGVKFTNGEPFHADAVKYNIDYILDEKNNSFYRSRWKDIKEVKVVDENTVQIITVQPFPTLLLRIADDLLIMAPKHTQEVGLEKAATDPVGTGPYKFEKWTRDESLQLVANDEYWQGAPTIKKLTFKIIPEFSARLSAFLSGEIHLFKNVPVDSVERVKNSDNGKIEMVGSSRINYVALNTFYDGPLKDKRVRQAINYAIDVDELLKSVLNGYGTKMTGPLSKVNADYTETKDYGYDPDKAIALLKEANIDPKTLKLQLDTPNGRYPMDTHVAQAIASQLQKIGITVTVQANEWGNHLAKIRQHEMKDMFILGWGPAFDAQGTIENLFTEKAPYSGFHDKEVEAMIQKALPVFDPAERKKGFDELQHRLVEEAAWVPLWQQGDLYAVDKNLEFTPRADEKFAVFEMKWAK; encoded by the coding sequence ATGTTACGGAAAAATCATGCGCTCCTATACCTGTTTTTGCTAGTGGCTGTACTTTTAGCGGCATGCACCCCTGAAACAGCAGGAACGGCTCCGACCACTCCGCCGCCACAGATTCAATCCGCGGGCGACAACAACGCCCCCTCCAAAGACTTGGTCATCGGTTTCGAGGCAGACGCGGCAACGATGCTGGCCAATACGGATGTGAACTACGTGACAGACGTGCAAATTCGCAACATCTACGACCCTCTCATCGATCGTGACAAGAATGGCGCTCTCATCCCGGTGCTGGCGACGGAATGGAAGAACCTCGATCCTCTCACATGGGAGTTCAAGCTGCGCCAGGGTGTGAAGTTCACGAATGGAGAGCCGTTTCATGCTGATGCGGTGAAATACAACATCGACTACATTTTGGATGAAAAGAACAACTCGTTCTATCGTTCGAGATGGAAAGACATCAAGGAAGTGAAGGTCGTCGATGAAAATACCGTGCAGATCATCACTGTCCAGCCGTTCCCTACGTTGCTGCTGAGGATCGCAGACGACCTCTTGATCATGGCACCGAAGCACACCCAAGAGGTGGGGCTGGAAAAAGCGGCGACCGATCCAGTGGGAACCGGCCCATACAAATTTGAAAAATGGACGAGAGATGAATCCTTGCAGCTGGTTGCCAATGACGAGTACTGGCAGGGAGCGCCGACGATCAAGAAGCTGACGTTCAAAATCATCCCGGAATTCAGCGCGCGTCTGTCTGCATTTCTGAGTGGAGAAATACACCTGTTTAAAAACGTCCCCGTAGACTCGGTCGAACGAGTGAAAAACAGCGACAACGGCAAGATCGAGATGGTCGGTTCGTCGAGGATCAACTATGTGGCGCTCAATACGTTCTATGATGGTCCGCTAAAAGACAAGCGGGTGCGCCAGGCTATCAACTACGCGATCGACGTGGACGAACTGCTGAAGTCGGTATTGAACGGTTACGGCACAAAAATGACGGGACCATTGTCCAAAGTGAACGCGGATTACACGGAGACCAAAGATTACGGCTATGACCCGGACAAAGCAATCGCGCTGCTCAAAGAGGCGAACATCGATCCGAAGACCTTGAAGCTGCAGCTGGACACACCGAATGGCCGATACCCGATGGACACGCACGTCGCCCAAGCGATTGCATCCCAGCTGCAAAAGATCGGGATCACCGTCACGGTGCAAGCAAACGAATGGGGTAATCACCTCGCCAAGATCCGCCAGCATGAAATGAAGGATATGTTCATTCTCGGCTGGGGCCCTGCCTTTGATGCCCAAGGCACGATCGAGAACCTGTTCACGGAAAAAGCCCCTTACAGCGGTTTCCATGATAAAGAGGTAGAGGCGATGATCCAGAAAGCGCTGCCGGTGTTTGATCCCGCAGAGCGCAAAAAAGGATTCGACGAGCTGCAGCACCGGTTGGTAGAGGAGGCTGCTTGGGTACCGCTCTGGCAGCAAGGTGACCTGTACGCGGTAGACAAAAATTTGGAGTTCACTCCCCGTGCGGATGAAAAATTCGCCGTGTTTGAAATGAAGTGGGCCAAATAG
- a CDS encoding ABC transporter ATP-binding protein yields the protein MLPEPLLEIKQLKKYYDIKKGWFQQHQQVRAVDGVTFTVYKGETFGLVGESGCGKSTTGRTILKLQEHTSGEIHFAGRDISRLPYEEMRKLRRKMQMVFQDPYASLNPKKTIEQILTEPLRVHGLFTPEERVQKAIEILEIVGLSEYHLPSYPHEFSGGQRQRIGIARAVILQPELIIADEPVSALDVSIQSQVINLLLQLQRDFHLTYIFISHDLGVVRHITDRVGVMYLGKLVEQAKTEELFANPKHPYTRALLSAVPIHHPDEVKERIVLKGDVPSPLNPPEGCHFHPRCPDCMQICKTEKPPVVEVGDHVVACHLYSK from the coding sequence ATGCTACCTGAGCCTTTACTCGAAATCAAACAGCTGAAAAAATACTACGACATCAAAAAAGGATGGTTTCAGCAGCACCAGCAGGTACGTGCAGTTGATGGCGTGACGTTTACCGTGTACAAAGGCGAGACATTTGGACTGGTAGGAGAGAGTGGCTGCGGAAAATCCACCACGGGTCGGACGATTCTAAAGCTGCAGGAGCATACGTCGGGAGAGATCCATTTTGCGGGAAGAGACATCTCCAGACTCCCCTATGAAGAAATGAGGAAGCTGCGAAGAAAAATGCAAATGGTCTTCCAGGACCCATACGCTTCGTTGAATCCGAAAAAGACGATCGAGCAGATTTTGACGGAGCCGCTGCGCGTACACGGGCTGTTCACTCCCGAAGAGCGAGTCCAAAAGGCGATTGAAATCCTGGAGATCGTCGGACTCTCTGAATACCATCTTCCATCCTATCCGCACGAATTTTCGGGCGGTCAGCGGCAACGGATCGGAATCGCACGCGCCGTCATTCTGCAGCCTGAGCTGATTATCGCAGATGAGCCCGTATCGGCCCTGGATGTGTCCATTCAGTCGCAGGTGATCAATCTTCTTTTGCAGCTGCAGCGCGACTTTCACCTTACCTATATCTTCATCTCTCATGATTTGGGAGTTGTTCGCCACATCACGGATCGAGTCGGTGTGATGTACCTGGGGAAGCTGGTTGAACAGGCAAAGACGGAGGAGCTCTTTGCAAACCCCAAGCACCCGTATACGAGAGCGCTCTTGTCCGCAGTGCCTATACACCACCCGGATGAGGTAAAAGAGAGGATTGTTTTAAAGGGGGATGTCCCAAGTCCGCTCAACCCGCCAGAAGGGTGCCATTTCCATCCGCGCTGCCCAGACTGCATGCAAATCTGCAAAACGGAAAAGCCGCCTGTCGTAGAGGTGGGAGATCATGTCGTTGCTTGCCACTTGTACTCCAAATAA
- a CDS encoding ABC transporter permease: MNQTTVTGAGIDPSLTRNRRKSQLKVSFYFRQLKKSPSGMAGFAIILAVLFLGIFGSWVAPYDPNLAQLSKKLLPPLSDGHVLGTDQLGRDILSRLIHGTSVSLLIGCCAVAVAGFVGTALGVIAGYFRGWVDLIIMRIVDVVLSFPFILLVLVINAVIGTGLKNIIISLAVAGWVVYARVVRSEVLALREKEFILSCVATGVPRWEIIARHMIPNLFTPIIVLSSLQIATYIIAEASISFLGFGVQPPQPAWGNMLSEGKDYIFSAWWLITFPGIAIVVTALGVNLFGDWMRDVLDPELKGN; the protein is encoded by the coding sequence ATGAATCAAACAACCGTTACGGGAGCTGGCATCGATCCGAGCCTTACGCGAAATCGCAGGAAAAGTCAGCTGAAAGTCAGCTTCTATTTCCGGCAGCTGAAGAAGAGTCCGTCGGGCATGGCCGGTTTCGCAATCATTCTGGCGGTGCTGTTCCTCGGGATTTTCGGTTCGTGGGTGGCGCCCTATGATCCCAATCTGGCACAGCTCAGTAAAAAGCTGCTTCCTCCGCTGTCAGACGGGCATGTTCTCGGTACCGACCAGCTGGGGAGAGACATCTTATCCAGACTCATTCACGGAACGAGTGTATCGTTACTCATCGGGTGCTGCGCGGTGGCAGTGGCTGGATTCGTGGGGACCGCGCTGGGGGTGATTGCCGGTTACTTTCGCGGATGGGTCGATCTCATCATCATGCGAATCGTGGACGTGGTACTCAGCTTTCCCTTTATTCTGCTCGTCCTCGTGATCAATGCCGTAATTGGGACGGGACTGAAAAATATCATTATTTCATTGGCGGTAGCCGGCTGGGTCGTGTATGCACGGGTCGTGCGCAGTGAGGTATTGGCTTTGCGGGAAAAGGAATTCATCCTCTCCTGCGTGGCTACCGGGGTACCTCGCTGGGAAATCATCGCTCGGCACATGATTCCCAATCTGTTTACGCCCATTATCGTGCTCTCGTCGCTGCAGATTGCAACCTACATCATCGCAGAGGCATCCATCAGCTTTCTGGGATTCGGGGTCCAGCCTCCTCAGCCTGCCTGGGGCAACATGCTGAGCGAAGGAAAGGACTACATATTCAGTGCCTGGTGGCTGATTACATTCCCAGGCATCGCCATCGTCGTGACGGCGCTGGGGGTCAATCTGTTCGGGGATTGGATGCGTGATGTTCTCGATCCCGAGCTGAAGGGCAATTGA
- a CDS encoding ABC transporter permease, whose translation MLDYLIKRTVQVLVVLFLALTTVFFLIRLSGDPTALFLPPDAPREQLEEFRKALGFDRPLLVQYTEFMTNAVQGDFGTSLRTREDALQTVLSRIPATFQLAFTALGLSLLISIPIGIHSAYKRNTWFDQTGVAFTVLGQALPSFWLGLLLIYVFAVQFKWLPTGGGGSAVHLILPALTLAAYSVARFARFTRSTMLDVLRKDYIRTAKASGVPMYKILSMYALKNTLIPIITLVALDLGVLLGGAVIVEVVFAWPGLGRLLMQSLLGRDFPVVMAGVFFIAFIYSVINFVVDVLYAYVNPQIRFK comes from the coding sequence ATGCTGGACTATCTCATAAAACGGACCGTGCAAGTGCTGGTCGTTCTCTTCTTGGCTCTGACGACTGTCTTTTTCTTGATCCGCCTCTCGGGAGATCCGACGGCGCTGTTTTTGCCGCCGGATGCTCCGCGCGAGCAGCTGGAGGAATTTCGCAAAGCGCTTGGTTTTGATCGACCGCTGCTCGTGCAATATACGGAATTCATGACGAATGCGGTCCAGGGTGATTTCGGGACCTCTTTACGTACGCGGGAGGACGCCTTGCAGACTGTGCTCAGTCGGATTCCGGCAACCTTTCAGCTGGCTTTTACCGCGCTGGGGCTTTCGCTCTTGATCTCGATTCCGATCGGTATCCACTCGGCGTACAAACGAAATACCTGGTTTGACCAGACGGGAGTAGCCTTCACGGTATTGGGGCAAGCCTTGCCCAGCTTTTGGCTCGGATTGCTCTTGATTTACGTGTTTGCCGTCCAGTTCAAGTGGCTTCCCACCGGGGGCGGGGGTTCGGCCGTTCATCTGATATTGCCTGCCCTGACATTGGCGGCGTACAGTGTCGCACGGTTCGCACGGTTCACCCGTTCGACGATGCTGGATGTTCTGCGAAAGGACTACATACGGACAGCCAAAGCCTCCGGCGTCCCGATGTACAAGATCCTTTCGATGTACGCCTTGAAGAACACGCTCATCCCGATCATTACACTGGTAGCTCTCGATCTGGGTGTGCTGCTCGGCGGCGCGGTCATCGTGGAGGTAGTCTTTGCCTGGCCGGGACTTGGGCGGCTCCTGATGCAGTCTCTCTTGGGGCGTGATTTTCCGGTAGTCATGGCAGGCGTGTTTTTCATCGCCTTCATCTATTCCGTGATTAATTTTGTGGTGGATGTGCTCTACGCCTACGTCAATCCACAAATCCGATTCAAGTAG